The window attcttcattgatcattgatccttgttcattcttcatcgttcattcttcatttatcatttatccttgttcattcttcatcgttcattcttcatggttcattcttcattgatcattgttcgttgttcattgttcatcgttcattcctcaatgatcattgatccttgttcattcttcatcgttcattctttattgatcattgatccttgttcattcttcatcgatcattgatccttgttcattcttcatcgttcattcttcattgatcattgatccttgttcattcttcatcgtttattcttcattgatcattgatccttgttcattcttcatcgttcattcttcattgatcattgatccttgttcattgttcattgttcattccacaatgatcattgatccttgttcattcttcatcgttcattcttcattgatcattgatcctattttattcttcatctttcattctttaatgatcattgatcctagttcattcttcatcgttcattcttcatcgttcattgatccttgttcattcttcatcgttcattcttcattgatcattgatccttggtcattcatcattgttcattattcattgatcattgatccttgttcattcttcatcgttcattcttcatttatcatttatccttgttcattcttcatcgttcattcttcatggttcattcttcattgatcatttatccttgttcattcgtcatcgttcattgttcattgatcattgatccttgtttattcttcatcgttcattcttcattgatcattaatccttgttcattcttcatcgttcattctacatttatcattgatcctttttcattcttcatcgttcattcttcattgatcattgatccttgttcattcttcattgttcattcttcatttatcatttatccttgttcattcttcattgatcattgatctttgttcattcttcatcgttaattcttcattgatcattgatccttgttcattcttcattgttcattgttcatttatcattgattcttgttcattcttcatcgttcattgttcatttatcattgatccttgttcattcttcatcgttcattcttcattgatcattgatcctattttattcttcatcattcattctttaatgatcattgatcctagttcattcttcatcgttcattcttcatcgttcattgatccttgttcattcttcatcgttcattcttcattgatcattgatccttgttcattcttcattgttcattcttcattgatcattgatccttgttcattcttcatcgttcattcttcatttatcatttatccttgttcattcttcatcgttcattcttcatggttcattcttcattgatcattgttcgttgttcattgttcatcgttcattcctcaatgatcattgatccttgttcattcttcatcgttcattctttattgatcattgatccttgttcattcttcatcgatcattgatccttgttcattcttcatcgttcattcttcattgatcattgatccttgttcattcttcatcgtttattcttcattgatcattgatccttgttcattcttcatcgttcattcttcattgatcattgatccttgttcattgttcattgttcattccacaatgatcattgatccttgttcattcttcatcgttcattcttcattgatcattgatcctattttattcttcatctttcattctttaatgatcattgatcctagttcattcttcatcgttcattcttcatcgttcattgatccttgttcattcttcatcgttcattcttcattgatcattgatccttggtcattcatcattgttcattattcattgataattgatccttgttcattcttcatcgttcattcttcatttatcatttatccttgttcattcttcatcgttcattcttcatggttcattcttcattgatcatttatccttgttcattcgtcatcgttcattgttcattgatcattgatccttgtttattcttcatcgttcattcttcattgatcattaatccttgttcattcttcatcgttcattctacattaatcattgatcctttttcattcttcatcgttcattcttcattgatcattgatccttgttcattcttcatcgttcattcttcatttatcattgatccttgttcattcttcattgatcattgatctttgttcattcttcatcgttcattgttcattgatcattgatccttgttcattcttcatcgttcattcttccttgatcattgatctttgttcattcttcatcgttaattcttcattgatcattgatccttgttcattcttcattgttcattgttcatttatcattgattcttgttcattcttcatcgttcattgttcatttatcattgatccttgttcattcttcatcgttcattcttctttaatcattgatccttgttcattcttcatcgttcattcttcattgatcattgatccttgttcattcttcagcgttcattcttcattgatcattgttccttgttcattgttcatcgttcatacctcaatgatcattgatccttgttcattcttcatcgttcattctttattgatcattaatccttgttcattcttcatcgttcattcttcattgatcattgatccttgttcattcttcatcgttcattcttcatttatcattgatccttgtccattcttcatcattcattcttcattgatcattgatctttgttcattcttcatcgttaattcttcattgatcattgatccttgttcattcttcattgttcattgttcatttatcattgattcttgttcattcttcatcgttcattgttcatttatcattgatccttgttcattcttcattgttcattcttcattgatcattgatccttgttcattcttcatcgttcattcttcattgatcattgatccttgttcattcttcatcgttcattcttcatttatcattgatccttgttcattcttcattgatcattgatctttgttcattcttcatcgttcattcttcattgatcatttatccttgttcattcttcatcgttcattcttcattgatcattgttccttgttcattgttcatcgttcattcctcaatgatcattgatccttgttcattcttcatcgttcattctttatttatcattgatccttgtttattcttcatcgttcattcttcattgatcattattccttgttcattcttcatcgttcattctttattgatcattgatccttgttcattcttcatcgttcattcttcattgatcattgatccttgttcattcttcatcgttcattcttcattgatcattgatccttgttcattcttcatcgtttattcttcattgatcattgatccttgttcattcttcatcgttcattcttcattgatcattgatccttgttcattgttcattgttcattccacaatgatcattgatccttgttcattcttcatcgttcattcttcattgatcattgatcctattttattcttcatctttcattctttaatgatcattgatcctagttcattcttcatcgttcattcttcatcgttcattgatccttgttcattcttcatcgttcattcttcattgatcattgatccttggtcattcatcattgttcattattcattgatcattgatccttgttcattcttcatcgttcattcttcatttatcatttatccttgttcattcttcatcgttcattcttcatggttcattcttcattgatcatttatccttgttcattcgtcatcgttcattgttcattgatcattgatccttgtttattcttcatcgttcattcttcattgatcattaatccttgttcattcttcatcgttcattctacatttatcattgatcctttttcattcttcatcgttcattcttcattgatcattgatccttgttcattcttcatcgttcattcttcatttatcattgatccttgttcattcttcattgatcattgatctttgttcattcttcatcgttcattcttcattgatcattgatccttgttcattcttcatcgttcattcttcattgatcattgttccttgttcattgttcatcgttcattcctcaatgatcattgatccttgttcattcttcatcgttcattctttatttatcattgatccttgtttattcttcatcgttcattcttcattgatcattattccttgttcattcttcatcgttcattcttcattgatcattgatccttgttcattcttcatcgttcattcttcatttatcattgatccttgttcattcttctttaatcattgatccttgttcattcttcatcgttcattcttcattgatcattgatccttgttcattattcatcgttcattcttcattgatcattgatccttgttcatttttcatcgttcattcttcattgatcattgatccttgttcattcttcatcgttcattcttcattgatcattgatccttgttcattgttcattgttcattcctcaatgatcattgatccttgttcattcttcatcgttcattcttcattgatcattgatcctattttattcttcatcattcattctttaatgatcattgatcctagttcattcttcatcgttcattctttatttatcattgatccttgtttattcttcatcgttcattcttcattgatcattattccttgttcattcttcatcgttcattctttattgatcattgatccttgttcattcttcatcgttcattcttcattgatcattgatccttgttcattcttcatcgttcattcttcatttatcattgatccttgttcattcttcatcgttcattcttcattgatcattgatccttgttcattattcatcgttcattcttcattgatcattgttccttgttcattattcatcgttcattcttcattgatcattgttccttgttcattgttcatcattcattcctcaatgatcattgatccttgttcattcttcatcgttcattcttcattgatcattgatccttgttcattcttcatcgttcattcttcatttatcattgatccttgttcattcttctttaatcattgatccttgttcattcttcatcgttcattcttcattgatcattgatccttgttcattattgatataggttggctatgttttgaacaaggaccaaactatatgcacacgtatgtttcACGGTTTCGgaattcagcaattaaggctgaaagtttaggttgtattgtaaaatgtttttttttttttgtgattttgtgggttttgtaataagaagaactaagaaaagatatgttgaattgaacaacttgaaaatggctgatccaaggattaatttgatacagattcaccacaaattaaaaccaagggctcctaagaacacattcaaactttaagccaaaagaatgaaaagcataggaacttcaacttactaaaaccaatccaagttaaagtaaattgcaaagagagaacaaaggaatttgctcaaaggttgttttgtattcagaatgtaaaaatcaggttgtgaattacaagagtgcatacatcctatttatactaaagcattcagcaatgagtacaaactttgaaaatgaaagtacaaccaaaatggcaataaaatgcaacagctagtaaaagaacaaggagatttttgctgatttttttttgttgtctctaacagctagttttgttgtctctaacagctaatttttctttgggattttcaaatcagctcttctatcttcttgggattatttgtggctgatttgtaagagatattatcataaaaatcccactcaatcttcataacatatggctgttgtaaatcagctagttttgaagaatgcaacggctcaatttggagaatctgattggttgttttgatccatgcattttaattttgtaaaaaacgtcccatgagcaaaataaatattagactcaataaaataaaaattacaactcgactaactaaacatgagacatgattaagcttgatcctaaacctggcttaatcatctctaagactttgtttcattataaaaatgaaaatacaaaataaagattcaaattaaagaagacttagttcatgattacaaaattaaaagacttgacatttaaaccttgaatttgagcatcttccatatgatgaatcatggtattgatccaggttagctcatgagaactagatgtaggtgatcctacatcatcctccccttctttggagaagcttgacctcaagcttggtaacgTATCCTCTTCATGGAATGGAATTAAATCTGCAACATTAAATGTAGAGgacacaccatagctactaggtagctctagtttgtaagcattgtcatttactttctccaaaatttcaaaaggtccatcaattctagcacttaattttgattttctttggatgggaaacctatcctttctcaagtaaatccatactaagtcaccttctttgaaaatcacctcttttctcttttgatccaCTCTTTCTTTAACCTTctcattcattttctcaatcctTTCCACAACTTGCTTATGCACCTTTTGAATTTCATTAGCTCTCAACTCGGCATCGTGACTGAACTTCAATGGTGTAGGAAAAGGCGTAAGGTCTATAGGGGTTAATGGGTTAAGGCCATAAACcacaaagaaaggagaaaaccctgtggtcttgctaggaacgcgattataagcaaattcagcatgtggtagcaattgttcccattgtttaggattctttgtaatgagagcacgcaacaaggttcctaaggtcctattggttacttcggtttgaccatcagtttgggggtggctagaactactaaagttaagcttTGTTCCCATTTTTCTccacaaagtaagccaaaaatgactaagaaactttgaaTCTCTATCACTCACTATGCTTCTTGCTATCCCGTGTAGTCTTACTATCTCCTTAAAGTAAAGGTTAGCAATATTAACGGCATCATGAGTAGTATGACAAGCAATGAAGTGagccatcttagaaaacctatcaacaacaaccatgatggaatccttattgttagaggttctAGGAAGTCCAGTGATGAAATCTAAACTCACATCCTCCCATGGGTTTTGTGGCgtaggaagaggttggtaaagaccttgagatgttttgtgggctttggcttttaAACATTGCACACATCTCTTGATAACATGAATGACATCCTTAGCAAGCTTGGGCCAATAGAAGGTCTCACTTACTAAAGCTATGGTCTTCTCTTCTccaaaatgtcctccaagtcctccTTCATGATACTCCTTAATCAAAgtctccctaacactatgtctAGGCACACACAATTGGTTTCCTCGAAAAAGATATCCTTGGAAGATgtaaaaaagtccttgaggCTTATTATGGCATTTTTCGAAAACTcctccaaaatcaacatcatcaatatagCATTCCTTTAACAATTCCATTCCCacaaccttagtattcaaagtactcaaaagcaagtatctcctagataaagcatcagctccggtgtttagtttacccgctttgtgtttaatggtgaaatgaaaggtttgtaggaactcgacccacttagcatgtctagattgaagtttgtgttggctttgaatgaactttaaggcctcatggtcagaatgtaacacaaattctttggCAATCAAGTAGTGTCTCCAATGCTCTAAACATCTAATGATAGCATAAAACTCCTTATCATAAGTTGAGTATTTCCTCTTAGCATCATTGAGCttctcactaaagtaagcaaggggtttgttgttttgagtaaggacacctccaatacctaccccagatgcatcacactctacttcaaaaatatcatcaaaattagGTAAAGCTAGAACAGGTGCGGTGGTAAGTTTGTTTTTGATGGTGTCAAAGGCTGCTTGTGCTTTGGAATTCCACTCAAAAGTCTTAAGTTTTGTGAGTTCGGTGATAGGGGCCATGATTGAGctaaagtttgggacaaacctcctataaaaagaagctaaaccatgaaatgatctaacttggtgaatggtggtagggataggccagtctctaatagcttcaactttctttacatccgcttttatcccctcaattgacacaataTATCCAAGAAACTTAACTGACTCCGAAAAGAATTGACATTTCTCCAAGTTACCATATAACTTCTCCTTAGCTAGCACACTAAACACTTGACGTAAATGATCAACATGTTCATCTTCACTTTGACTAtacaccaaaatatcatcaaaataaaccactacaaagtgacctaagaaaggcttcaaggtttggttcataagtctcataaaggtagaaggtgcattagataaaccaaagggcataactaaccattcataaagtccttccttagtcttaaatgcggttttccactcatccccctcatggattctaacttggtgatatccactcctaaggtcaATCTTAGAGAAAACTTTAGAACCATATAGATCATCTAACAAATCATTAAGTCTAGGTatgggaaatctatacttgatagtgattctattgatggctctactatccacacacatcctcatttctccattctttttaggcacaagtaaagtaggaacggcacaaggacttatggattctctaatcaaacctttagctaacaaatcatcaacttgtctcctaatttcttcagtttccttaggattagtcctataggctggtttgttaggcaatgaggaaccgggaatgaaatcaattttatgttgtatatcccttttaggtggaagtccgtttggtatttcattaggaaaaacatatgcaaattcatcaagcaaaGGTTCAatcaaagggtgatcatgcaaaacagattcagtttcgtcatttagcaataacaattcttttcgttcctcaaattcatgttgttcacttttaagtataggaattaaagaatgaaaattagttaaagttgcTTGCAATTTAGAATTAGCATTAGGTGCATATGGTGCCAAAGttatctttttgttatttaaaacaaaagtatgtgtgtttttaaaaccatcatgcataactttcctatcatactgccacggcctacctaataaaacatgacatgcatccataggtataacatcacataaaagactctccttataactattaccaatggaaaatgaaagcaaaacttgagagtttacaggaatacctttgttttgattcaaccattgaatcatgtatggctcggggtgtggagaggcggtgagattaagcttgtccaccatggtctttgaagcgacattagtgcaacttcctccatcaatgataagcgaacagatcttacctttaaccgtacatttcgtgtggaatattgcttccctttgtgggtttggatctttggctttgaccccactaagagctcttcgcataaccaataattctccttcatccggatatatcatttcctcatcaagttcagcatcatcacagaaatcctcctcgctttcctcttgatgatcatcaaattcaaccaagttcaccatttttcggtttgggcattcggaagaaatatgtcctaggccttgacacttaaaacatctcctaggtgtgaatgaattggtgtttggtttggttgtattgggcatgcttaggggctgatttgaattattgttttgcaaagcttttgaatcttgtgaatgggctttagaataggaatgGGGAGTGTTCTTTTGGTGGGAATTAAAATTGGTCGTTCTTgttgaagtgaaacgtgaggtttccttcattttagttctttgttgtttatccactttatgtgcaaggttaattaaatcatcaaggcaagcataaggttgtaattcaacaatgtttctgatttttgaatctaaaccatttaaaaatcttaccaaagtttgatgatcatcctccttaaggtcgcatctcatgatcattgtctcgaactctcgaccatactcttctacactcctgccatcttgttgtagatgttgaagtttggtgaaattctcttgcatgtagtatgaaggcagaaacttttccttcatttgctttttcatcttttcccatgatctaatcttgtctttcccttctctttctcgttttgcacatttgctagcccaccaagtagaagcatatttgcgcaattttaaggctactatctttaccttcttttcttcatccgtattcttgtaatcaaatactctttcaacagttcttacccattcaaggaactcatctccatctaatcttccttcaaattctggaatgtcgactttaagatcatctccacggcttgtttgcctattaactttaggactttcagactcataatccccaccttcccttaaggtgcgttttaggtctagaAACTCTTTAAGCTGGGCTCGTAAGTaattaatggtggcattttgctcttcaacaattctgctcaaatcacttgtttctccttcaccactttgagacatggtgttttttttgctttgcgaatgaacaaaattaaggctcggagcatagccttggctctgataccaagatgatataggttggctatgttttgaacaaggaccaaactatatgcacacgtatgtttcACGGTTTCGgaattcagcaattaaggctgaaagtttaggttgtattgtaaaatgtttttttttttttgtgattttgtgggttttgtaataagaagaactaagaaaagatatgttgaattgaacaacttgaaaatggctgatccaaggattaatttgatacagattcaccacaaattaaaaccaagggctcctaagaacacattcaaactttaagccaaaataatgaaaagcataggaacttcaacttactaaaaccaatccaagttaaagtaaattgcaaagagagaacaaaggaatttgctcaaaggttgttttgtattcagaatgtaaaaatcaggttgtgaattacaagagtgcatacatcctatttatactaaagcattcagcaatgagtacaaactttgaaaatgaaagtacaaccaaaatggcaataaaatgcaacagctagtaaaagaacaaggagatttttgctgatttttttttgttgtctctaacagctagttttgttgtctctaacagctaatttttctttgggattttcaaatcagctcttctatcttcttgggattatttgtggctgatttgtaagagatattatcataaaaa of the Amaranthus tricolor cultivar Red isolate AtriRed21 chromosome 6, ASM2621246v1, whole genome shotgun sequence genome contains:
- the LOC130814992 gene encoding uncharacterized protein LOC130814992, with the protein product MELLKECYIDDVDFGGVFEKCHNKPQGLFYIFQGYLFRGNQLCVPRHSVRETLIKEYHEGGLGGHFGEEKTIALVSETFYWPKLAKDVIHVIKRWFSPFFVVYGLNPLTPIDLTPFPTPLKFSHDAELRANEIQKVHKQVVERIEKMNEKVKERVDQKRKEI